TGCCTTTGCGGTGAATATTTATACTATCCCATTATTTAATAGTATCAGACTTAGGGATGCAATGAATAGATATAGAGGTCgatattcaaatttacagtttttcaaaaccaAGACTCTGCCCATTCAATCAGCTTGTGGAAGATCACAAACCAAGAAACTATTTAGAGAATTGTTTGTCAAGGCATTACAAACACTGGGAGTGATAAACAAAGAAGGAAATGATAATACGTCAGTTACTGACAAATTGAAAGGAGTTTATGCAATTCATATTTATAAGGTACCGATTACGACCGAACAAAAAGATAAAGTAGTTCAAGACTATTCGGCAATGATAAATAAGATTGtcaatgataaaaatatttggaaCACATTAAACCAGGCTGCTCGCAGAAGCAAATCCGTGAATTTACAGCCGGTATTACCAAATGTCAGATTCAGTTGGGAGGTTGGTAATTGTAAAGATGATCGAATTAGATTCCCCTTTATCAATATGACTGAGATCCAATCCAAGAAACTGGAATACACCAAAAGGTTTAAGAAAAACGCCAATAAACAGAGGAATCAGAATCAACAGGACATAATAAAGTGAATTAGTGTATAATAAAGTATTACTACTATATATCAGCCCAATCTGGGTAATCAGTTtcaaaatgataattttcatATTTGAAGCTTAATGCATGTAACCATACCATTGAATTCAGCTTATATTCTGTATCGATCAATGATCTCTTGCATTCACTGCAAATTGTCAGTTTCTGTAACATCAACTTTTCAACTTGACCTGCCTTTAAATCCAAGAGCATATCTTTTAACTCTTTATCATTATGCCAATCAATGATGtctaataaatttatatgAGAATCGACAACATCTCCGTCAGTGGCTTCAAAATTCTCAAACTGAGGATATTTGGCAAATAATTTGTTATACAATTGCTTTTCAATATTGCATTTCTGTATTGTGAGTTGATCTTGTTCTGGTTGATAAAATGAATCATTAACAATTGGGAACCCCAAATTACGTAAATGAACTcttatttgatgaaatttcCCCGTTATAGGAACACATTTAACCAAACTCTGATCTAGACTTGCATTATATTTGATTCGTTCAAATATTGTCGTTGAATCAGTTGGTAACTCCTCCATATTTCCTGACATTAAATATCCATTCATATTGACTGCAAATATAGGACATCGATATCGATGTATGCCTTCAGGAAATTTACCCGAAACTCGAGCCAAATATGTTTTCTCTGTATACTGTTTAGAATCTCTCATTAATTTCAGGAATCTCACTCCACCATTCTTGGTTTTCGCAAGTACAAGAACTCCCGATGTCACTTTATCTAGTCTATGACAAGTCCAAATAGAATCCATATTCAATTGCTGCTTAATTATTTCagataatgaattaaaataataattgccTGTTGGATGTGTTGGTATACCAGATGGTTTGTCAACTACTAATATCTCGTCATCTTCATAAACCAGTTTGATAATGTCATTATGCCACGGTATAGGTGGTTCGTGTCGATGTTTAGTATGACATATTATATCTTTCTCATCGAGCTTTCTTTTAATTAGTGTTTCGACTCCAGTTAGAATTGATTGTTCAGTAGGTTTATTGCTGTTGGTCACAATGTATAGTTTCTCCgattcaatatcatcaagaatattttgttgaCATTCTCCAAAATCTGATTCATAAACATCGATTATTGTTCTTGCTTCccatctttttttaacaAATGTTTGAAAGTCTGTATAATATGGTATTACTTTTCGAATGTTATTCTCAACAATGTATTTTGACATTTATAAAATCCATTGGAGGAGCATTTTTCAAGTCCAtcgtattttttttcttctttacaTGTTGTTCAAATATGGTTAGATTAGTATATGAAATGCAGTCACAAGATATACATATACGTAACTAACCAGATTTATCGAAATGATAGTTCGATTGTCCACCTCGTCTTATCACCTTAATACAATTGCTATACATGTGATGACTAATTCTTTCTCAAGTATTAGTTTTGCATACCTAATTGCTACCAATTTTTAGAATTTACATCCAAATCATCTTGCAAATAATGTTCTATATAAGTAAACAGCTTGGCCTGGCTACAATAAACCAGTTTTTATCTtttgataatcaatataaatacttttttaaataaatccTATAGAATAAGGTATACAAAGAGAAATGAAACTAacgataataataatctaaACTAACTATTGGGATTGCTTTATTATGGGAATACATTTTTTGAACCTTGACCAAT
This genomic stretch from Candida albicans SC5314 chromosome 1, complete sequence harbors:
- a CDS encoding uncharacterized protein (Ortholog of C. dubliniensis CD36 : Cd36_07040, C. parapsilosis CDC317 : CPAR2_208700, Candida tenuis NRRL Y-1498 : CANTEDRAFT_108836 and Debaryomyces hansenii CBS767 : DEHA2F25674g), with product MNNSIRQFLNKSKADVISHSVKCIIPEQVSLPTNLHPPTSAFNSYTNKFKNAQDFYDHIQPIPFQTNTLPKDRSEIRGVDSSIHRFLFNKFKWKEYPPILKNEFMMIQFFPHHHIISNFRKSNIAFAVNIYTIPLFNSIRLRDAMNRYRGRYSNLQFFKTKTSPIQSACGRSQTKKLFRELFVKALQTSGVINKEGNDNTSVTDKLKGVYAIHIYKVPITTEQKDKVVQDYSAMINKIVNDKNIWNTLNQAARRSKSVNLQPVLPNVRFSWEVGNCKDDRIRFPFINMTEIQSKKSEYTKRFKKNANKQRNQNQQDIIK
- a CDS encoding uncharacterized protein (Has domain(s) with predicted RNA binding, pseudouridine synthase activity and role in pseudouridine synthesis); the protein is MSKYIVENNIRKVIPYYTDFQTFVKKRWEARTIIDVYESDFGECQQNILDDIESEKLYIVTNSNKPTEQSILTGVETLIKRKLDEKDIICHTKHRHEPPIPWHNDIIKSVYEDDEILVVDKPSGIPTHPTGNYYFNSLSEIIKQQLNMDSIWTCHRLDKVTSGVLVLAKTKNGGVRFSKLMRDSKQYTEKTYLARVSGKFPEGIHRYRCPIFAVNMNGYLMSGNMEELPTDSTTIFERIKYNASLDQSLVKCVPITGKFHQIRVHLRNLGFPIVNDSFYQPEQDQLTIQKCNIEKQLYNKLFAKYPQFENFEATDGDVVDSHINLLDIIDWHNDKELKDMLLDLKAGQVEKLMLQKSTICSECKRSLIDTEYKSNSMVWLHALSFKYENYHFETDYPDWADI